Proteins from a genomic interval of Streptomyces sp. Tu6071:
- a CDS encoding ABC transporter permease, which translates to MSALAGGDERLLRTPGWRRLLRRPELGSIVGAIAVFVFFALVADSFLKPASLATMLYAASTIGIMAVPVALLMIGGDFDLSAGVMVTTSALVSTMFSFQLTANTWVGVGVSLVVTLAIGFFNGYLRQRTKLPSFIITLGTFLMLTGLNLGLTKAISGGVSTKSISDMEGFSSAHALFASTLTLGGVDFKVTILWWFGLVALGTWILLRTRAGNWIFAVGGDDNAARAVGVPVTRTRIGLYLGVSFAAWISGQHLLFSFDQVQSGEGVGNEFIYIVAAVIGGCLITGGYGSAIGSAVGALIFGMTSKGIVYAEWNADWFKFFLGAMLLLATLLNAWVRKRAEATS; encoded by the coding sequence ATGAGCGCCCTGGCGGGCGGTGACGAACGGCTCCTGCGCACCCCCGGCTGGCGCAGGCTCCTGCGCCGCCCGGAACTCGGCTCGATCGTCGGCGCGATCGCCGTCTTCGTCTTCTTCGCCCTCGTCGCCGACAGCTTCCTGAAGCCCGCGAGCCTCGCCACGATGCTCTACGCGGCCTCCACCATCGGCATCATGGCGGTCCCCGTCGCGCTCCTCATGATCGGCGGCGACTTCGACCTCTCCGCCGGTGTCATGGTGACGACCTCCGCGCTCGTCTCCACGATGTTCAGCTTCCAGCTCACCGCGAACACGTGGGTCGGCGTCGGCGTCTCGCTCGTCGTCACCCTCGCGATCGGCTTCTTCAACGGCTACCTGCGCCAGCGCACGAAACTGCCGAGCTTCATCATCACGCTCGGCACCTTCCTCATGCTCACGGGCCTCAACCTGGGCCTCACGAAGGCCATCAGCGGCGGCGTCTCGACCAAGAGCATCTCCGACATGGAGGGCTTCTCCTCCGCGCACGCCCTCTTCGCCTCCACGCTCACCCTCGGCGGCGTCGACTTCAAGGTCACCATCCTGTGGTGGTTCGGGCTCGTCGCGCTCGGCACGTGGATTCTGCTGCGCACCCGCGCGGGCAACTGGATCTTCGCCGTCGGCGGCGACGACAACGCCGCCCGCGCGGTCGGCGTCCCCGTGACCAGGACCCGCATCGGGCTCTACCTCGGCGTCTCCTTCGCCGCCTGGATCTCGGGGCAGCACCTGCTCTTCTCCTTCGACCAGGTGCAGTCCGGCGAAGGCGTCGGCAACGAGTTCATCTACATCGTCGCGGCCGTCATCGGCGGCTGCCTCATCACCGGCGGCTACGGCTCGGCGATCGGCTCCGCCGTCGGCGCGCTCATCTTCGGCATGACGAGCAAGGGCATCGTCTACGCCGAGTGGAACGCCGACTGGTTCAAGTTCTTCCTCGGAGCGATGCTCCTCCTCGCCACGCTCCTCAACGCGTGGGTGCGCAAGCGAGCGGAGGCCACCTCATGA